Within the Camelus dromedarius isolate mCamDro1 chromosome 2, mCamDro1.pat, whole genome shotgun sequence genome, the region TCCACTTCTCTCACTGactgtaaccttgagcaagtcacttaaacaatctgtgcctcagctttctgcatctgtagaatggggatattAATAGTATCTACCtaacagggttgctgtgaggattaaatgagttacatATGCAGAATGCTtacaacagtgcctgacacatagtataTGCTACCTAAATATTACCAATTATTATTATGGCATGTGGTTGGTCAAGTAGAAGAAGGGGAATTTGAAATAGAGCTAAAGGGTAAGTGTGCTGGGTAAAGACAGCCATATGCCAGTATGTGGGTACACTCTTTTTTAAGGCTGTAGAGGTTAGCAGTTAAGGTGGTGTAAATAGTTGTTCTCATTTTACTTCTACTGGTCTCCATTCACTACATTGGCTTTGGAAAGTAATTCTCTGGTGTTTGGCCCAGTGGAATTTAAACTCCATTTTCCTTCTCCTGCTCTCATGACGGACACTGATATGTTGATAATGGTATTCATTCCAGTGAGCAGATGCAGCCTCAGAATGCTtcgtgacttgcccaaggtgcCATATAGCTAGCCagagcaagaaataaaacttgggtttttctattctctggttTGTATTTGTCTTTCCATCATATATGACTGGTATTTATTTTCCTAACATATCACTTGGTTAGCTTAGTTTTTAATTACATTGGTGTAGGTTTTAGATggttcaatatatatatatatatatgtatatgtatataaatatatgtgtgtgtgtgtgtatacgtatgtGGGTATATATTGTCTAAAGTTCATATATAACAGAAGTAAAACCAATGAATCATTGAAGTAGTAATCAGTAAAAGTTCATTGTGCACACACTTCAGAGACAGTTTACGAACCAAAAGCACTCAAACCAAACATGGAATGAGGCTCAGGGTACATTGTTATACAGCAATTTTTATAGTAGGAAGGCAGTGACTATTATTCATCAAGATTGGCTATGGTAttagaattttcttaaataataggAAATTGGTTAGTGGCTACCCACATCAGTTTTGGGAAAAGTTTTTTAAGTTTTGCTAATGATTTTCAGAGGCATAAGTAAGAAATAACCCAGGTAAATTAGTGTTGCAAAATAAGCTAAATTAATCTTTGCTTGTATGATTAAACTGGTTCTGTCTGCTCAGGAAGTTTTCAAGGTTGGTCtccatttgtttttgattttaacaatattgtgtcatatatatgtatgtgtgtatatatataatgttatatgtgtgtgtatgtgtgtgtacattaaAGACCTATAGCTGCaagtaataaaaaacaaaaggaaacaagtaCAATCATTCATCCAGGTGATGCCCTACAACATTATAGTGAAATTCACCAGCCTTGCTTGCTCTGCAGCAGGCTGATGGCACTATCTATCTGGCTTAACCAAATTACTGTGACATGATCTTGTACTCAAGTTGCAAATGAAAAAGCTCCACTAGGCTCATCAGCAGCAGATTGAGTATACTTAAAGCTTCATGCCTATAAGCAAAAATTGTGAtattttgctgcttttaaatGATGCATGATGAAATGATTGAGGACATCATTACGTGAAACGATATCCAGCAGGGAGTGTGATGTTCTTAACGATTTAGCACTTCGAGCTCTTCTGGGAGTGTTAAGTACCTTTACTGAAGAACTGCAGGGAAGTGGTGTTTGTTACGATTGAACTGTATCTAGAAAAGCAGTGGAGCCTTGACCATATCAATGACATGTTCAGGGAACCTGGCAAATGGGAGAGAGCAAGTGTCCAGCCGTAAGCTGGATCTGAGTGACTTAATTAACATTGCTGAAGCCCTAGTAAAGTGGTTCTCAGTCTTGCCTGAATATTAGAAtcagtcacctggggagcttttaaactACCATGACTGGGGCCCCCTCCAGGGactgtgatttaatttttctggGTGAGGTCGGACATTGGTGGTTTTTAAAGctcccagatgattctgatgtcTAGCCACAGATgctctgttagtttctggtgtacagcaaagttcttcatacacacacacacacacacacacacacacacacacacacacacacacacacatattcttttctgtattctttttttactatggtttattacaggatactgaatatagttccctgtgctatatagtaagaccttgttgtttatctgttttatatatagtagtgtatgtctgctaatcctgaactcctaatctgtccctcccccaccccctttcccctttggtaaccgtaaatttgttttctatgtctgtgagtctgtttctgtttcgtaaataagctcatttgtgtcatattttagattgtgatatcctatggtatttgtctttctctttctgacttacttcacttagtaccaTCAAAGCCTTTTCAAGCTCTAGAATTAGTGTTGGGCTATCTTAATCCCTAGGAACAGCCCTACTACTGATGTTTTGGTTAGTCAGCTTTGATGATGCAAAGTACCTAGAGAATAACATTCTGTTTCTTGGTGGAAAATTAGAGTCCTTTCTTCCCATCAGAAGTATAAAGACTCTTGATGAGATATAGTGAAGCTTTAAAAGCTggagaaaacagtaaaaatatataaagtttgTTTCCATCAACCTCTCAAAAAGAGGGCAGCCAATCAGCTCTGGAAACAACTTTCCCAAAATGAGGAGAAAATTTCCTTTAGGTGAGTtagatgtgttttaaaaaaagacttcatgtatttttatatatttaatggaatTACCCCTTTGATCCAACCCATAAGCAAGATGTGTTGACTTTCTAGCTCCAAATATATGTCACATCAGACTGCATATCTCTGTCTCTGTTGCTGCCACCTTAGTCCAGCTCTTATCTGCATTGGGTCCCCCTACTCAGACTCATGCCCCCATCCTATCCCTTCTCACACAACAGCCAGTGTCCTCATCTTACAGTGTAAATGACATCACCCCCCTGCTTAAAGACTTGCAATGGGAGAAGTTTGAATTTTCCCCTAATGCAGTCCCCATGTTTCCTACCATCCCCAACCCTCTGTTACATTCTCTCCAGcactcttttatttcttccataagACCTTAGCACTAtttgtaaatagttcatttgcttatttttttcttgtgtcatCTTGCCTACCAGATTGTATGATTCATAGATGCAGGGATGTTTCCGTTTCTGTCTCGTTCATCTTTGTTTCCTAGTGGCAAGCTCAGTCGCTAGCACATGGTGAACTTTTTCcccagcatttttttaaataaaaaatttcaaacatacagtaaaTTTAAGAGAGTTTTACAACAAATACCTGAAAACCTACACCCTAGTTTTAACTGTACTTTATTACATATCTGCAcgtctctatttctctctctactCATTGACACATGGTTGGCTTTTAACaaatttgttgagtgaatgggtaaatgaaaatgttattttggtCATTACCCAGAAGTTGTTCATCCTGAGATTGGCCCAATACTGAGCTTCCTTGATACTGAGCTTCCTTGTTTCCATGTGGACACAGGGTATGGGGAACTATGCCATGTTCCCTAGGATGTGTATCTATCTCCTCAGCTCTGTTTCAGGCACTGGGCCATTTACTGGGGATTCAGAAATAAGAACAAATTTCATGCCTTCCAGGGGCACGTGCTCTACAAGTTGGAGGACCCAAGTATATTAATGATAGAAGAAGAAGGAAGTAGAAATGTggactagtgattttttttttcacacaaaacATATGAATAAAAACTGACTAGTGTTCTCTTGATGTTAAAACTGTCTGATTTCTtggcattttgtatttttttgttgcACAAGTAGATAAAAGCAGTTATTGACTTGGCAAATACCAGTGAAAGAACATTTTATGATTTCTAGTTTAGGGAGAGACATATTCAAACACATTTGAACCATGAAAATCTTAGCTTTTCTTGtctttcgttctttttttttttttgaatgttctGTACCTACCattgaaatatacaaataatagaagcaaaagaaaagcatGTAAAAAATGTTCCTAATCTAGGCCAACTATGGTCAAGGTAGAGAGCATCTCTGCCTGGTCTAGAAATTGACAGAGCTGGCAGGACAGGTAGAGTTTATTCCCTTCTGCATGCAGATAGGTTTTTTCCAAACTATGTTTGATTATGTTTTTGGAgcctatatttattattttgatttctcagaggaaatgctTCCCTTTGAAGTGACATCCCGGGGCAGTGCTTTGCAATATCCTTTATTAAGTTTTACTGTGTCTATTCACATTTatcttaattcttatttttagaagGAGGATTATAAGAAGGTCAATGCAGTATCTTTGTGATTGAATTCCAAGAGTACTTAGTAGGGGTCTGTGTATATAAGGGTGTTGAATCATTGTGAACTGGGAATGCATCCAAGTTCATGCTTAACTGAGACTTctctgttaaatatttaaaagtgaaagCAATCTTTCAAAACAGGCATATGGGCCTGGACAGCATAGAAATGGGTAAACACAGCACTATATAAACAGCAAAGGCAGTTGTTGGGACCTGGTCTTGTTCCTCCGACCTTGGCTATATCCTCAGCTCCTCACCTCTTTTACTGATGGGGTCCTGCTTCCTTACGTGTTGATGACCCCCATCCCATTAACTTTCATTTGCTCATGATGTCCTCCCATGGGCTTCAATGCGGCAAGTGTTTCAGGGCCCAGTGTGTTCCTGACCTGGATTTGTTTCCTGGCTTTGTCACTAATGGTTAAAGGATCTTGAATGAGAAATGTACCTTTTCCAAGTTCTAGGTTCCTTACCTGTAACTAAGAGACCTTAATACCAAATTCAACTTGTAAAATGTGTCCACCTTGGAGAAGACCCTTGATAATTGTTAAGGTTTACCCTACCATTTTAAGATCAGTTGCCCCATTGGATCAATAAGAAATGATAAATTAGGGGAGAAATATGGAGGTAAGCACCTGGATATTTAGTACAGTATGAGGAAAAAGCAAATATGGAGatggatattttatttataaaattaaacctaattttattttgctaaaatcAACAAATACACATTCAGATCTGGTTTATCTTCAAAACGTGTGTTCGTTTTCCAACAAACATGCAAGTTAGTTTGGCATGCCAAACATCTTTCTCTCTAGATCtccttggaaattttttttttcatcacatAAACAAAGGTGCAAATGTTGTCAAaaactatttacatttttatcctcCAGAATTACtaacattaatatttattgagagaaaagaaaaactgcaagGCTTGGTTTTTGACATTCAAATTTGATTCAGcagtataattaaaattttgtatttgtttttaagataaaCACTTTGAAGGAAATTTAATAAGTCTTGTTTTTGCTCTGCAAAGGAGCCACTATATCAAAGCATTTAACTGGAGCTGTAGAGTTCCTGCTGGTAGAATATTACTTCCAGCCTATTTATTAGCTTTTCTTCCTGTAGCCCAATACATGATTTTTCCCCCTATTCCGCTGAGTGAAAGCACAGAAAGGAAGCAATTTCTTGTCTCTTTCCCCCCTAGCATCATGCAAGGCAAGGCAGCATCACAAGTCACAATATCTGTGTTTACTTTGATTATATTTTGTTTCATAcactttaaattatttcatattagAATACTTACTGGGTTATCTACAGTCAACATTGTTGATGTTAAACTGTTATAAAGCCAGACTTTTAGAGACATTTGAAGCAATTCATGAACCATGTCTGTGAGGAGATAATTGCCTTCAACCTAGACTTTTGCACTTGGGAGCAAAAAAATTCTAGGTATCAGCAGGTTATGAGAAAATAAGACTTTCGGGGGTCTATATAATTTATTCTGACATTTTTGTGTATTGTAAACAAGGATAGGATACTTTTGACAGTAGCctataaacaaatttaaaaaaaatatatccttcACTGTAGAATCAGTATCAAGGGAGCATTTTAAATGATTCTGGTAGGTCTCTTATAAGCCTACTTTCCAGGAAaagtttatatgaaatttcctgattaaaaacaaaatcagaagtcATAGATTTAAGTTGAGAGAATATGGTATGTGAGGTAAGGTCACTGTGTTATCTATGGTCTGATGCACAATGTAGCATGTACCAAAGAACCTAAAGAGACATCTGTCTCAAGTTTCAGGCAGGATATAAGAGTGCatagagaagagagagattttCAGGTCAGGCAGCAAAAGAAGCCATAGCATTCACCTAAATCAATATGTTGTAAGCAACACACACATATGCAGTGCCAGTTCACAGAATGCAAACAAGATCAATTAGAAATTGTACTGTGATAGCCacatattttggagaaaaattccCAAGCCAGGCGAATGTGGATTGGGAtaaaaacataggcagtatacACCACCATAGCAAAAATAGTTAGTAAGATGGTATTGAACATGGATTGTTCCCAGGGCTCCAAGACAGCACAGCAGCTAATGATTTGATATTGATAGTAGAGCCAGGAGAAATAGTCCTTCACACGCTTGAAATCCATGGTTGGCTCCTTCAAGCTGCAGAAAGTCTgtcctgttaaaaaaaagtaccagattagaagaaacataaaataaggTACCAAACACAGAATCTCCTTAGATTTTCACAACCTCAGCCtgttaaaatttttcaaagactGTTAATGATCATTGAGTGAATTATGAATAGAAATATTGTATGGAAATAATACACAACACATTaatcatagaaataaaaatattgccACTGTTACTATACAATAATTACTACTAGAATTAATAGCAATATTATTAATAACAGTAATATGTATCTAAAGATATAGTTGCTAGTAATAACTCTAGTGAGAATAATATCTACCAATTGAGACCAAGCACATTTTATGTAGCCCTGTATATCTAGGGAGATAAATGTGAATTTTCCATTTCCTACaacatatattctggaaaaagagTAAAGACTGGTGTGCAGAAAAGAGTCACTATAGCAAGCCAGAGGCTGCTATCTTTAGAAGGGcccttggctggcatctgggaacttggcTTTTGGAATGTTCTCTCCATTCCCTAATGGATAAGGATGATTCACTATGCCTAGGCTGTGCAAACACTGTAATTTATGGCAAACACCTGCTTTATTTTGGGAGTCCAGAATTTTTGTAATTGCTAGGCAAAGAGTGTCCATGTGACCAGCCCCAATTAAAAACTTTGGTGCTGAGTCTGTAATGGGCTTCCCTGGGCAGAAACATTACACATGTATCACTGCACTTTCTGTTGATAAAGGATAAGCACACTTGTTGTGTCCATTCATGGGAGGGAGAGAGCATTGTTAGCCTGTAAGTGGATTTCTTCAGACTCCACCTGTGTCTTTCTTCCTTGCTGATCCTGTTGTATATCTTTCTGCTGTTAGAAACCTTAGCTTTGAGCACGAATATATGCTGAGTCCTGTGAATCTTTCTAGTGAGGCACTGGACATGTGGGTGGACTTGGGGACCTCCAAAACAAAGGGGAAGCCCAAAGTGCACCTTTGGGTAGTCATTTGGCTTTCAAGGAAAGAACTTACGAAAAACcgtataaaaatgttttattggcCTTCGGATAGGACCACAGTTAAAACCACATGTAAAACTTCCTAGGAAGAAGGGCAtctatcatttctttaaaagattctTGGCATGCTTTTGCAGACTTTCATAAACATGGTGGGTGTCCTTGGATCTACAAGCTGACTTGTGCCTGTTCTGCTTACTCCTAAAAATACAACAGTGCCACATCACTGAGCCCACTTTGATGACTTTTAATATTCAAatcaaagttaaatttttttgaagatcatttctatattcttatttgaaaatctctcttttcttttattctcttttgagGAAAAGCAAGATGTCTTTGCTCCATAAGACCATGGACTCCTCGGCTATGGGGAGACTCTCATGATCctaatgcctggcacaaagaCAGTCATCAGCAAATACTTGCTgaacaaatgagtaaatgaatgaatgacaagtAACCAACTTAACAAAATAATTATAGATGACTCAGTTCCCGTATAAGTGGGATAAGGTTGGCTGTTGCTGACTTTTAACAGCTTGACTTTGATAATGAGTAACTCTTTCTGATAAGGATAATTTCCACAAAAACTTAAAATGGGTTACCAGGTTGTGATTATTTGTAACAATGGCCAGGATGATCCAGATAAGTAGATAATATATACTGGAGTCGCTTTACTTTCCTATGAAAAGAAAAGTGAGCCTCCCATCTTTCCTAGAAGCCAAAATGGGGACTAAGTAATTGGATATAAATGTCTTGTCCTAGCAGGTGGACTTTGGTGAGAAATTACCTcagtgttctttttcattcctagTTGCAGAGAAAGAGTGAAGGTGAATAGGGTTAGGTCTTAGAGAAAATGAGTGGCAGAAGGAGTGGTAATTTCAGTGAATAATATTATCCAAGCAACCAAGACTTTCCACTGATAGGCCAAAGAGAGATTGGGAGGTATCACTATTTGAGCTTTTAGGCTGTCCCATTAGGCAACTGTATATTTcaaactaaatttaatttttaaaaatgtcattcatGGATACCCACACTTGGTTCCTTTTCATTACCTAGACAGAATTTAGGGTGGCACTAGGTAACTGATCAGGAATGTGAGAGTCTATTCATCAGGCAGAAACTTCCAGACTGTGCTGGGTGAAGATGGGAGGGTGATGGCTCCGATAGATACAGACCCTCCCCCTAGGAAGCTTGGTCCAGATGGGAAGACAGGTAGCCATCGaataatacatacaaataaataattgtcAACCACCTTACTCCATAAGGGATAAGAGCAACGTAAAGGGAGCTGTAGGAAACCTAATCCAGTCTGAATATGTCTCCAAGGAAGAGATATTTCGAGATAAAATCCAAGAGATGACTGTGAGTCAAACAAATAAATTGGGTAGTCAGGTGAGGAGAAGAGCCAATACAGAGGGGTTCCCCTGTGTTTGTGCAGAGTTCAGCGGTGCGAAGGAGCCTGATAAGCGGTGGGGAATGGAGCCCAGtgacctggggagggaggctgggagtaTGAGAAGCCTGAAGAGGAGGGGATGACCAGAGTGAGGCCAAGCACTCTAGGGCCTAGTGTTTTGTCTTTATTCTACAAGGGCAGGGATCTAGGGGTTTTAACAGGGGAATGCTATCGTGGGCTTGAGAGCCTGAGCCTTTAAAGCTTGTATGGACATGCTGCCTTCTCTGCATTCTAAAGCCAAGttgaaatgatttaattttagttttaaaaaaatttacttgttgaagtatagttgatttacagtattgtgttagtttctggtgtagagcatagtgattcagatataatatatatatgtatatgtacacacacacacacacacatatatatattcttttttgtcataggttattacaagttattgaatatagttccctgtgctatacagtaggatcttgttgttgatctattttatatatagtagtgtgtacctgctatgaaataattttgaatacATTGTTTCAGTAAATCTGTGCCTCTGCTCTCCCATTGGCATTCCTCATTCAAAATCAACCAGGTACTGAAAAgctgtttaaaatattattaatactCTTCACTTttataaatgagataaatgaCTTATTTAGAAATATCACTGACTTTTTCTCTGTacattttagcttttaaaaatgtcctAATTAGaaggaagggtgtagctcaagtggtagagagcatgcttagcatacacagggtcctgggttcaatccccagtacctcctctaaaaataaataagtaaacttaattacctacaacccccccccccaaattttaaaaaatatcctaatTAATTGCCTGGCCATTACTTTCATTTCAAAAGTTAAATTTCTTCCTTGAGCAGCCCTAGTGTTCGTTGTTTTAAGCTGTAAAAGTCAATCAATCAAGGAAGGGACAGATCTAAAGCATACCAACATATCTTACACCAAAGCTGGATACCTGGTAAGACTGTGGTCACATATTGCTAACAATTTACAGaattaagattaaaaacattttttttttccttgccagtTTCTACCGTGCCCTGGATCACTTCCCAGCCCTCTCAGTAGCCAGCTCTGATGTGTAAAAAGGCTTTTATTATCACTTCTCACTTCAGTCTCATGAAATCTGAGTGATAAAAAGCATCGAtctcccccttttctttgattcttttcttcctaatTAATGAAAAGCAATCTAAAAGATTAgttatttattgtttcttatgAAAAGGTGAGAAGAGAGTTGGTTATTATTGGCAAACCATCTGCTGCAAACTATTGTTAGAATATGTGCTATATTTAGGTTCTAGATTGGCTTAGGTAATATAATCTTACTTccttttgagttcatttttaaatctcCTATGGGACAACATGCAAGATTTAAGAAAACCACTTAAGATAATTTAAGATGAGTCATGTGGGAAGGAGAATTCATTCAATCATTAGACAAATGCATTTTGAGTACTACTATATGGTCTCTTCTGAGTAGGAATGGCTTCAGAAGCAGTCTGCTCCAAAGTGGCACTGCAGACGGGGGGAAGCTCTTCTAGGCAGCAGCAAACTGGATCATGTAACAAACATGCAGTGACAAGGGGCCAGGAATGAGCACTGAATGGGAAGAAAGGGCCTGGGAAAATGCTAAGAAGGAAGCTAGGAAAAGAGGCTGAATTTGGGAAATAGGATGACAGAAACACCATGAAATGAATTACTCACAAGGAACCTGGAACTAGATGACAACAAAATCTCAGTGTCTCAATTTTTCACAATGAAATGTGGAATTAATACGCCCTTAGAGAGCTGATGGCATATTTCAGGAAAGCTAAACAAAGAACTTAAAATGGTTACTTCATTCAAGTACACCATGAATCTCCTTGTCTTTAATTgtgtgttttcagaagatgattTCCCTATaccaaaaggaggaaggaagtatgtttgtttcttctcttccttcttcttttaattttccctttaaacTTGATGACTTTTAAAACCCTCTTAAATCTTTAATGAAGTTGTGCATTCAAAGGCAGCACTGCCTACCTGCACTGTGGGATGTCTTCAGTGGTACAGGGGCCTAGATGGGTATGACTCTAACAGCTGAGGCTGTGTGGTGACACCCCTCAGgtgagtggggagggcagggagcccctGTGGAACACAAAGCAGGTGAAGCTCTCTATAAGAAGTAGGGGTGGGGCACAGGCCAGCACTGGTACCTGGAGGAATGGGTTATGAGCCTGAAGAAAGGCTTTCTTTGGTCCATTGTTTTGAAAACAGGATAATGTCTTCCTCTCCAGGAGGATCTGTGCAGTATCATATTCTCAGATACCTAATGGATTTGATTTATCAGAGTTTCTCtagtaataataacaaaacaaattatattttcatagGATTATCTGTAGTTTAGAGAAGGCTTTTACTGCATTTGCATAATGGGTTTGGGAATAAGGATAGGCACTGGTTCAAGTTCTGACTTctccacttactggctgtgtgaccttggcccaCTTAACTTAATTGTTCTGGGTGGGCCTCAGGTTCGTCACctgtaaatggaaataataatccCCTCTTCTtaaggttgctgtgaggattagcAGAAATGCAAGCAAAGCATCAATTTAAGGGATTTGTACATGGAGGAAGTCCATAGGTAGGAAGATGGAATCTCACTGGAGAAAAACCTTTCCTCCCtcgttttcttttatttattgaaaataattattaaccTGCTGGCAATTGCACTAAGAACTGGAGATTCCATGGTGATTGAGACAGTCATGGCTATTGCCCCCAGGATTATAATCCAGCTGAGTATATTCTACAAATACACATTTTAGACAATATTTACCACGTGTATTAGGTAGCTACAGTGGAGTCCTAGAATGTTAGTGGCTGTGTAGACTGTAGAATCCCCTATACCCAATCACTCGTTTTAAAGAAAAGGACCAAGACTATGGGACTAAAATTAAACTGACATTAAATTTGTTTGTCAAACTGAATTAAAGTGACTGGACAATTCCAGGTGGTGAATACCCTGTGTTTTGTGAATTGACACTGgatggaagaaacagaaattccAGTGGAGGTTTTCCGTGGTCTTCAAAGACTCAGAGTTGAGCAGGACATTGGAATCAATGTGTGGGTGTCTGAAAGACCTCAGTGCCACCCTCCCTCAGGTTCTTCAGactcttctcttctctcactcAAGCTTCTTCCCTGAAATCCCACAGTTCAGACTATCTTCTAGGCAAATGAACGTCTGAATGCCTATTGACTGTAAATATTACCAGGAACTGGCAAAAGCCAAGGTTCTTGTGCGTGATGTACAACAGCGTGGGTAAATGACCCAAAGCAGAGTTTTGCCAGGTtgaggggagaaagagggagaaggaagagattaTTAGAGAAAGATTATGAGAGTCTTGGGAACCAGAGAGAGAATGATTTCTAAAGGGAACCTAATGATTAAATGGGGACCTAATGACAGGAGAAAACAGGAAGGACTTGGAATTCCTCTAGGAAGTGATCTCATAATTGATTGGAGAGTAAGCCGCAATTTTTTACTTCTGAATTTTGgcaccaagtttttttttttttttttttttctctcactagATTTGTATACAGTGGGGAAAGATAAAGTTTCATCTCCTCTCCCAGAATAAGAGAGAGAAGTCCTGGAATTGTGATCCACATTACTCAGGGGCAAGGCTTTGTTCTGGCCTGAACAGAGAGGAAAGTTTGaataaacagcaaaaaacaaacaaacaaacaaaaaaccccacgtGTTTGCGTGAACCCGTGTGTAGGAGTCACGAGAGGAGAGCACTGTAGGGGGAATGTGCAGGGCAGTGACAACATTAGAGGCTGAGCTTGCTCAGGAGGccctttgtttttggtttctgttCATGGGAACAGGAATGGTAAAAAGTCAGGCAAGTGCAACGAAAGATAGGTAGTGGGTGATTTGATACCTTGGGAATCCTGCAAAGGACCCGATTCTGCAGCCCTCCTCTGCCTAAAGAAAGTCCTCCAAATTACTGGATTTTCTAAGTAAGGGATTTCTCTTTCTAAACATTAGCTAAAAATGAATCTTCCCTTCTGAGGcgggaaaaaaaaccctaacacATTTTGG harbors:
- the SPTSSB gene encoding serine palmitoyltransferase small subunit B yields the protein MDFKRVKDYFSWLYYQYQIISCCAVLEPWEQSMFNTILLTIFAMVVYTAYVFIPIHIRLAWEFFSKICGYHSTISN